One stretch of Nicotiana tabacum cultivar K326 chromosome 18, ASM71507v2, whole genome shotgun sequence DNA includes these proteins:
- the LOC107774690 gene encoding serine/threonine-protein kinase PBL34 isoform X1: MENNKMKNNKNCGCWAVLRSSVIGGACSSSVSKHSANSIPRTSLVYDAATETRYLNASNREMCVPDEARVSSDTPHDTDLPTLTPAAENKVQRQLLQFTFQELKAATGNFRPDSILGEGGFGYVFKGWIDENGTAPAKPGSGTTVAVKSLKPDGLQGHREWVAEVDFLGQLHHPNLVKLIGYCIEDDQRLLVYEFMTRGSLENHLFRRTIPLPWSNRIKIALGAAKGLAFLHRGPEPVIYRDFKTSNILLDSEYNAKLSDFGLAKAGPQGDKTHVSTRVVGTYGYAAPEYVMTGHLTSKSDVFSFGVVLLEILTGRRSMDKKRPSGEQNLVAWARPYLADKRKFYQLVDPRLELNYSVKGVQKIAQLAYMCLSRDPKSRPTMDEVVKALTLLQDLNDLAILSNHSRLMQSGRRKKKLDGMQQLSYNHSRSIRESPLHSGRQHCK, translated from the exons ATGGAAAATAATAAGATGAAGAATAATAAGAATTGTGGGTGTTGGGCTGTTCTTAGGTCCAGTGTTATTGGAGGTGCTTGTAGTTCTTCTGTTTCTAAACACTCTGCTAATTCTATTCCAAGAACTAGTCTTGTCTATGATGCAG CTACAGAGACTAGATACCTAAACGCTAGCAACCGGGAGATGTGCGTTCCGGATGAAGCAAGAGTATCTTCTGATACCCCTCATGATACTGATTTACCAACACTTACACCAGCTGCAGAAAACAAAGTGCAACGGCAGCTGCTTCAGTTCACATTTCAAGAGCTAAAAGCTGCAACGGGGAACTTCAGACCGGATAGTATTCTTGGTGAAGGTGGATTTGGATACGTATTCAAAGGCTGGATAGACGAGAACGGGACAGCACCAGCAAAGCCCGGTTCTGGGACTACGGTTGCTGTCAAGAGCTTGAAACCAGATGGTCTTCAAGGCCATAGAGAATGGGTG GCAGAAGTAGACTTCCTTGGACAGCTTCATCATCCTAATCTTGTCAAGTTAATCGGATACTGTATTGAAGATGATCAAAGGCTGCTCGTTTATGAGTTCATGACCCGTGGAAGCCTTGAAAACCATCTTTTTAGAA GGACAATACCTCTCCCGTGGTCCAATAGGATAAAAATTGCGCTTGGTGCAGCCAAAGGCTTAGCATTTCTCCACAGAGGCCCTGAACCTGTCATTTACAGAGATTTCAAGACATCAAATATTTTACTTGATTCG GAATATAATGCTAAGCTTTCGGACTTTGGCCTTGCTAAAGCTGGTCCTCAAGGTGACAAAACACATGTTTCTACAAGAGTTGTGGGAACTTATGGATATGCTGCTCCAGAATATGTGATGACAG GACATTTGACATCAAAGAGCGATGTTTTTAGTTTTGGTGTTGTACTCTTGGAGATTTTAACTGGTAGGAGGTCCATGGACAAAAAGCGCCCGAGTGGAGAACAAAATCTTGTAGCATGGGCAAGGCCATATTTAGCTGACAAGAGAAAGTTTTATCAACTTGTAGACCCTCGGCTAGAGCTAAATTACTCCGTTAAAGGGGTGCAAAAGATCGCACAGCTAGCTTACATGTGCTTGAGCAGGGATCCTAAATCTCGTCCTACAATGGATGAAGTTGTGAAGGCTCTTACACTGCTTCAAGACCTCAATGATCTCGCTATATTATCAAATCATTCTCGCTTAATGCAATCAGGAAGGCGAAAGAAGAAACTAGACGGAATGCAACAACTTAGCTATAATCATTCGAGGAGTATCAGAGAGTCTCCGTTACATTCTGGTAGGCAACATTGTAAATAA
- the LOC107774690 gene encoding serine/threonine-protein kinase PBL34 isoform X2 codes for MTATETRYLNASNREMCVPDEARVSSDTPHDTDLPTLTPAAENKVQRQLLQFTFQELKAATGNFRPDSILGEGGFGYVFKGWIDENGTAPAKPGSGTTVAVKSLKPDGLQGHREWVAEVDFLGQLHHPNLVKLIGYCIEDDQRLLVYEFMTRGSLENHLFRRTIPLPWSNRIKIALGAAKGLAFLHRGPEPVIYRDFKTSNILLDSEYNAKLSDFGLAKAGPQGDKTHVSTRVVGTYGYAAPEYVMTGHLTSKSDVFSFGVVLLEILTGRRSMDKKRPSGEQNLVAWARPYLADKRKFYQLVDPRLELNYSVKGVQKIAQLAYMCLSRDPKSRPTMDEVVKALTLLQDLNDLAILSNHSRLMQSGRRKKKLDGMQQLSYNHSRSIRESPLHSGRQHCK; via the exons ATGACAg CTACAGAGACTAGATACCTAAACGCTAGCAACCGGGAGATGTGCGTTCCGGATGAAGCAAGAGTATCTTCTGATACCCCTCATGATACTGATTTACCAACACTTACACCAGCTGCAGAAAACAAAGTGCAACGGCAGCTGCTTCAGTTCACATTTCAAGAGCTAAAAGCTGCAACGGGGAACTTCAGACCGGATAGTATTCTTGGTGAAGGTGGATTTGGATACGTATTCAAAGGCTGGATAGACGAGAACGGGACAGCACCAGCAAAGCCCGGTTCTGGGACTACGGTTGCTGTCAAGAGCTTGAAACCAGATGGTCTTCAAGGCCATAGAGAATGGGTG GCAGAAGTAGACTTCCTTGGACAGCTTCATCATCCTAATCTTGTCAAGTTAATCGGATACTGTATTGAAGATGATCAAAGGCTGCTCGTTTATGAGTTCATGACCCGTGGAAGCCTTGAAAACCATCTTTTTAGAA GGACAATACCTCTCCCGTGGTCCAATAGGATAAAAATTGCGCTTGGTGCAGCCAAAGGCTTAGCATTTCTCCACAGAGGCCCTGAACCTGTCATTTACAGAGATTTCAAGACATCAAATATTTTACTTGATTCG GAATATAATGCTAAGCTTTCGGACTTTGGCCTTGCTAAAGCTGGTCCTCAAGGTGACAAAACACATGTTTCTACAAGAGTTGTGGGAACTTATGGATATGCTGCTCCAGAATATGTGATGACAG GACATTTGACATCAAAGAGCGATGTTTTTAGTTTTGGTGTTGTACTCTTGGAGATTTTAACTGGTAGGAGGTCCATGGACAAAAAGCGCCCGAGTGGAGAACAAAATCTTGTAGCATGGGCAAGGCCATATTTAGCTGACAAGAGAAAGTTTTATCAACTTGTAGACCCTCGGCTAGAGCTAAATTACTCCGTTAAAGGGGTGCAAAAGATCGCACAGCTAGCTTACATGTGCTTGAGCAGGGATCCTAAATCTCGTCCTACAATGGATGAAGTTGTGAAGGCTCTTACACTGCTTCAAGACCTCAATGATCTCGCTATATTATCAAATCATTCTCGCTTAATGCAATCAGGAAGGCGAAAGAAGAAACTAGACGGAATGCAACAACTTAGCTATAATCATTCGAGGAGTATCAGAGAGTCTCCGTTACATTCTGGTAGGCAACATTGTAAATAA